The following proteins are encoded in a genomic region of Montipora foliosa isolate CH-2021 chromosome 8, ASM3666993v2, whole genome shotgun sequence:
- the LOC137968693 gene encoding uncharacterized protein, with amino-acid sequence MAASMGHYTNCKYQKITVFFMQVFSLFTNVPLEETLNICLDKLYLADPPALPRVVLRKVLEFATKKSHFLFDDKYYDQIDGVAMGSPLGPVLANIFMRAFEEKWLLNAKVSPLFWNRYVDDTFTMFHNKDSANEFLHYLNGCHRNIKFTIEFEHNNAIPFLDILVTPNQNNAFTGRGALRCQNGFVW; translated from the coding sequence atggcggcctctATGGGTCACTACACAAACTGTAAGTACCAAAAAATTACCGTCTTTTTCATGCAGGTTTTCTCCCTATTTACAAATGTGCCACTCGAGGAAACACTAAACATTTGTCTAGACAAATTGTATCTTGCTGATCCTCCGGCTTTACCCAGGGTTGTTTTACGCAAGGTATTGGAATTTGCCACCAAGAAGAGCCACTTTCTTTTTGATGATAAATACTACGACCAAATCGATGGTGTTGCCATGGGTTCACCATTGGGCCCTGTCTTAGCCAACATTTTCATGCGTGCTTTTGAAGAAAAGTGGTTGCTGAACGCCAAAGTTAGTCCTTTATTTTGGAATCGTTACGTTGATGACACATTCACCATGTTTCACAACAAAGACAGTGCAAATGAGTTTTTGCACTATTTGAACGGCTGTCATCGCAACATTAAATTTACCATTGAATTTGAACATAACAATGCAATTCCGTTTTTGGACATTCTTGTCACACCTAATCAAAACAACGCTTTCACAGGCAGGGGTGCCCTTCGCTGCCAAAATGGCTTTGTTTGGTAA